One Vigna unguiculata cultivar IT97K-499-35 chromosome 7, ASM411807v1, whole genome shotgun sequence genomic region harbors:
- the LOC114190935 gene encoding uncharacterized protein LOC114190935, translated as MPVSGHEETGVKSYAGQFSGLIAGVPIKKRRFPSFQPSSSPVSEEPCSLSEETELQRKENSSTSQGSTLSNASIAGAPIKKRRFPFIQPSSSSLEEASRSEESDALRKEHSSTSPGSTLSTSSSSLSDVNGIPALEDRKASTDVSNATTGQSNSCFLIPKIEEPNLGTQSCTLDVMYSKETVIPSESNKKLESQIIKGNPELLLAAKEGLALSIGTEVSKQNVKDICRKESPLVSGSSSLSLSLEEHHFPAVENVENDKSRLKIEKTESVSLELSLSKEDCSSHSLNTDAKTDGNTTPVHSNRANWDLNTTMDAWEESGTEAGLGKTCVDGLKITENSVVEKQLMCSTGMTRPTNVLSVKPVCEESQKKDFTFPSAMCGQQFKFGDSSNLSLTPFLQKYTEEPSKLSVKLNSGSSIPNVSLSSVASAAGDANTSSFRLVKPEPFDENLKKELKEANTSTAGSLDSVTVKQELFQPIVVKCSKLSNVSNLMKADAVSVKQELVHTGNQEKSNAAVSKTDRLDKEVQQGLDDSSPSLAMSIVPDTTPISTDAAGPQMKPGCTAELSASENTVSQIENISPTDGDNVAKVCHGACLNAEQDTIEAVTLPVVDNGSELKISGLKISSVSTTEEKNAADRDACRLKLMNEPLSAARGSGEGCVSDEEKITLSGDMLEDDSYGSDYESDENHAVTIPVDTERYVEDDDYEDGEVREPLDPSIAEDNICEVREVEHPDCSNFVNKQMEKGMVSGECAAQYQVVVENDNKTAIQSEINSEEAMDIEMHERSGKVVDKNVCLQESLEDEKSNIAAHGNKPVNVLQKKPLDLLEGKNVSEALVTESLSNQATDGSNGVDVQCADEVVKTTDTVKQTDLELPNMEVSANANDASKDVNNGGNPGRIIDLSRATSSSSPGKTRSIPGRSQLASRAGRDVLPDTLDGDKLHRGRDDVYIDGPPKFSRERHQDISPRNSRLNFGRGRGRLNSRLDSVRSEWESDREFSGEFYNGPNQFRGPRPKYASAFANTDMEYNNVAPDGAYVGNGRLGRKPLNDGSYIAPRRRSPGGRDGIQIGHRNPRNISPNRCIGDGPDLVGVRHNDKFLRGLPEDNMDAMFTRPQTFEGMDGRFTRGNRNFSSMPRRGLPRMRSKSPIRSRSRSPGPWSSPRRRSPRRRSPEGFGGHPELNHRRSPFYRVDRMRSPDRPVFPAERVVRRHGSPSFMSRPSNDMRDIDSARDHGHPRSGRILIRNRRFDVVDPRDRTDNDDDYFGGPMHSGRLLELSGEGNGEDRRRFGERRGPVRSFRPPYNNNVGENFHLNAEEGPRHYRFCSDDSDFHERGGNNIRERDFDRRMKGRPGNVPPPRRTRNMDEQEENFRHGGGGGGGGQVWSDDSFDDISRVKRKRF; from the exons ATGCCTGTTTCAGGACATGAAGAG ACCGGGGTAAAGTCCTATGCTGGGCAATTTAGTGGTTTAATTGCAGGTGTGCCTATCAAGAAAAGAAGATTTCCTTCGTTTCAGCCTTCTTCCTCACCTGTGTCTGAGGAACCATGTTCTCTCTCTGAAGAAACTGAGTTACAACGTAAAGAAAATTCAAGCACTTCTCAAGGATCAACTTTATCAAATGCCAGTATTGCAGGTGCACCAATCAAGAAAAGAAGGTTTCCATTTATTCAGCCTTCTTCGTCCTCTTTGGAAGAGGCTTCACGTTCAGAAGAAAGTGATGCCTTGCGGAAGGAACATTCAAGCACCTCACCGGGTTCAACTCTTTCTACCAGCTCTTCTAGTTTATCTGATGTTAATGGAATCCCTGCGCTTGAAGATAGGAAAGCAAGTACTGATGTTTCCAATGCGACCACGGGCCAAAGCAACTCTTGCTTCCTTATACCGAAAATCGAGGAACCAAACCTTGGTACTCAATCATGTACTTTGGATGTCATGTATAGCAAAGAGACTGTGATACCCAGTGAAAGCAATAAAAAGTTGGAATCCCAAATTATCAAGGGCAATCCTGAACTCTTATTGGCTGCAAAGGAAGGTCTTGCTCTTAGCATTGGAACTGAAGTGAGTAAGCAAAATGTCAAAGATATTTGTAGAAAAGAGAGTCCCTTAGTTTCAGGAAGTTCTAGTTTATCTTTAAGCTTAGAGGAACACCACTTTCCAGCTGTTGAAAATGTGGAGAATGACAAGAGTCGCCTAAAAATAGAGAAAACGGAATCTGTCTCATTGGAGTTATCTTTAAGCAAGGAAGACTGCAGTTCTCACAGTTTAAATACTGATGCTAAAACTGATGGGAACACGACTCCTGTTCATTCTAACAGGGCAAACTGGGATCTTAATACGACAATGGATGCATGGGAAGAATCTGGGACTGAAGCTGGCTTGGGTAAAACATGTGTTGATGGGCTGAAAATTACTGAAAATTCTGTTGTTGAAAAGCAGTTAATGTGCTCTACTGGGATGACACGACCAACAAATGTTCTATCTGTGAAGCCAGTGTGTGAAGAGAGTCAGAAAAAAGATTTCACTTTTCCATCTGCGATGTGTGGACAACAATTTAAATTTGGTGACTCCAGTAATctatctcttactccttttCTTCAGAAATATACTGAAGAGCCCTCTAAATTATCTGTTAAACTGAATTCTGGTAGTTCTATTCCCAATGTAAGCTTATCTAGTGTGGCTTCGGCAGCAGGTGATGCAAATACTTCTAGTTTTAGGTTGGTAAAGCCAGAACCGTTTGATGAGAACTTGAAAAAGGAATTGAAGGAAGCTAATACCTCTACGGCGGGTTCATTGGACAGTGTGACTGTTAAACAAGAACTATTTCAGCCTATCGTTGTAAAATGTTCTAAGTTGTCCAACGTTAGCAATTTAATGAAAGCTGATGCTGTCTCAGTTAAACAGGAACTAGTCCATACAGGTAATCAGGAAAAATCCAATGCCGCTGTGAGTAAAACAGATCGGTTAGATAAAGAAGTACAACAAGGATTGGATGACTCTTCTCCTTCATTGGCGATGTCTATTGTGCCCGATACGACACCAATATCTACCGACGCAGCTGGTCCTCAAATGAAACCTGGGTGTACAGCTGAGTTATCAGCCAGTGAAAACACAGTAAGCCAGATTGAAAATATTAGTCCTACGGATGGAGACAATGTTGCGAAAGTTTGTCATGGAGCTTGTTTAAATGCCGAGCAGGATACCATAGAAGCAGTTACTTTGCCTGTGGTTGATAATGGTTCAGAGTTGAAAATTTCTGGTCTGAAAATTTCTTCTGTTAGTACTACTGAGGAAAAAAATGCTGCCGATCGTGATGCATGCAGATTGAAACTCATGAATGAGCCGCTGTCTGCTGCCCGGGGCTCTGGTGAAGGCTGTGTAAGTGATGAAGAAAAGATAACCCTGTCAGGTGACATGTTGGAGGATGATTCTTATGGTTCCGATTACGAGTCAGATGAGAATCATGCAGTAACTATTCCTGTGGATACTGAGCGGTATGTTGAAGATGATGATTATGAAGATGGTGAGGTTCGGGAACCACTGGATCCTTCCATAGCAGAGGACAACATATGTGAGGTAAGAGAAGTAGAGCACCCTGACTGTAGTAACTTTGTAAATAAGCAGATGGAGAAAGGAATGGTGAGTGGTGAATGTGCCGCTCAATATCAGGTAGTGGTGGAAAATGACAACAAGACTGCAATTCAAAGTGAAATAAATAGTGAAGAAGCTATGGACATTGAAATGCACGAGAGGTCTGGTAAGGTCGTCGACAAAAATGTGTGTTTGCAAGAATCATTGGAAGACGAGAAGTCCAACATTGCTGCTCATGGCAACAAACCAGTTAATGTTTTGCAAAAGAAACCATTAGATCTTTTGGAAGGTAAAAACGTCTCTGAAGCTCTGGTGACAGAATCACTTTCCAATCAAGCTACTGATGGAAGCAATGGGGTTGATGTCCAATGTGCTGATGAGGTTGTTAAAACAACTGACACTGTTAAACAAACTGATCTAGAATTGCCAAATATGGAAGTGTCTGCGAATGCCAATGATGCATCCAAAGATGTTAATAATGGTGGTAATCCAGGTAGAATTATAGATCTGTCTCGAGCTACTAGTTCTTCATCCCCTGGTAAAACTAGGTCCATTCCAGGCAGATCACAACTGGCATCTCGAGCCGGAAGAGATGTATTGCCTGACACACTTGATGGGGATAAATTACACAGAGGAAG AGATGATGTATACATTGATGGCCCTCCGAAATTTTCAAGAGAAAGACATCAAGATATCTCCCCTAGAAACTCTAGGTTGAATTTTGGGCGTGGTCGAGGAAGACTCAATAGTCGTCTAGACTCAGTTCGTAGTGAATGGGAATCTGACCGTGAATTTTCTGGCGAGTTTTATAATGGTCCGAATCAGTTCCGTGGGCCGAGGCCTAAATATGCGTCTGCTTTTGCCAATACTGATATGGAGTACAACAATGTTGCACCCGATGGCGCATATGTTGGGAATGGTCGATTAGGCAGAAAACCGTTGAATGATGGGTCTTATATAGCACCAAGGAGGCGTTCACCAGGAGGTAGAGATGGCATCCAAATTGGTCATAGAAATCCAAGAAACATTAGTCCAAATAGATGTATTGGTGATGGTCCAGACTTGGTTGGGGTGAGGCACAATGATAAATTTTTGAGAGGTTTGCCTGAGGATAACATGGATGCAATGTTCACACGGCCCCAGACATTTGAGGGGATGGATGGTCGGTTTACAAGGGGAAATAGGAATTTTTCTTCCATGCCGAGAAGAGGCCTTCCTCGAATGCGTTCCAAGTCACCCATAAGATCTAGGAGTCGCTCACCCGGTCCATGGTCATCTCCAAGAAGGAGGTCTCCTAGAAGAAGATCCCCTGAGGGTTTTGGTGGACATCCGGAACTAAACCATAGAAGATCACCGTTTTACAGGGTTGACAGAATGAGGTCCCCTGATCGCCCTGTTTTCCCTGCAGAGAGAGTGGTGAGGAGGCATGGCTCACCCTCGTTTATGTCAAGACCTTCTAATGATATGAGGGACATTGATTCTGCCAGGGACCATGGCCATCCAAGGTCTGGTCGAATTCTAATCAGGAACCGGAGGTTTGATGTTGTAGATCCCCGGGACCGTACGGATAACGATGATGACTACTTTGGGGGTCCCATGCATTCTGGTAGGTTACTTGAGCTTAGTGGTGAAGGAAACGGTGAGGACAGGAGAAGGTTTGGTGAGAGACGAGGACCTGTGCGTTCTTTCAGGCCTCCGTACAATAACAACGTTGGTGAGAATTTTCACCTTAATGCTGAAGAGGGACCTAGGCACTATAGATTCTGTTCAGATGATTCAGATTTTCATGAAAGGGGAGGCAACAACATACGGGAAAGAGACTTTGACAGGCGAATGAAGGGGCGACCAGGAAATGTGCCGCCGCCCAGaagaacaagaaatatggatGAGCAGGAAGAGAACTTCAGAcacggtggtggtggtggtggtggtggacaGGTTTGGAGTGATGACAGTTTTGATGATATTTCACGGGTGAAGAGGAAAAGATTTTGA